The following proteins come from a genomic window of Kitasatospora sp. NBC_01246:
- a CDS encoding class I SAM-dependent methyltransferase, which translates to MPRLIGDGELTSSDVVANNTMNRERGLSGVNSYTRELGFDPAGWLGGRCGAPSWLDLCSGEGRALVEAAHRLPTASVLTGVDLVGPSAPPAALPAGAARLELVTAAVADWVPERAYDLITCVHGLHYLGDQLGAIARAAGRLVPDGRFAAHFDPDSVRRADGSSAARAVLTALRAAGFEYRARRHLLVLDGGRTVRLPFGYLGADPTAGPNWTGQPAVASYYREQPIVED; encoded by the coding sequence ATGCCCCGACTGATCGGTGACGGCGAGTTGACCAGCTCGGACGTGGTCGCCAACAACACCATGAACCGCGAGCGAGGGCTCAGCGGCGTCAACAGCTACACCCGGGAGCTGGGCTTCGACCCGGCCGGGTGGTTGGGCGGCCGCTGCGGCGCCCCCAGCTGGCTGGACCTGTGCAGCGGGGAGGGGCGGGCGCTCGTCGAGGCCGCCCACCGGCTGCCGACCGCGAGCGTGCTGACGGGTGTCGACCTGGTGGGCCCGTCGGCCCCGCCGGCCGCCCTGCCGGCGGGTGCGGCGCGGCTGGAGCTGGTGACGGCGGCGGTGGCGGACTGGGTCCCGGAGCGGGCCTACGACCTGATCACCTGTGTGCACGGACTGCACTACCTCGGCGACCAGCTCGGTGCGATCGCCCGTGCGGCGGGCCGGCTGGTGCCGGACGGGCGGTTCGCCGCGCACTTCGACCCGGATTCGGTGCGCCGGGCGGACGGATCGAGCGCCGCGCGCGCCGTCCTGACGGCGTTGCGCGCGGCGGGGTTCGAGTACCGGGCCCGGCGGCACCTGCTGGTGCTGGACGGTGGGCGGACCGTGCGCCTGCCGTTCGGGTACCTGGGGGCGGACCCGACGGCCGGTCCGAACTGGACCGGCCAGCCCGCGGTGGCCTCGTACTACCGGGAACAGCCGATTGTTGAAGATTGA